Within Ptiloglossa arizonensis isolate GNS036 chromosome 8, iyPtiAriz1_principal, whole genome shotgun sequence, the genomic segment tttaataaatgtttcgcacttcgtACACTATGAGCATCGTACGAGGTTTCGATAATGTGCACGTATTGCACGTAACAGTATTGTATACATACTTCATAACCGATTTTCGTGGATAAAAATACTTTCTCCTTATTGCGTGCATCCCGTtcacattttattatttacaagaaCGTCGTGTATCCATGTATTATTTAAAACTGTCGATAATCGATGCAGCAATGGAGGTAACGGTATGTAAAGACCGCAATCGAAATCGTGGTTACAAATCGATATTGTTCTTCGAAAGCCGACTTAAACTACGACAACAACCTCTAATAAGGAGGCTAGAATAATTCATCTGTGACGAGTTGAATGCAATGCCGCGGCCAGCTTGTATCTTTGAATCGACTTTCACTGGAGTGTCAAGAGACGCTTCTCGCGTAGCGTGAAACTATTGTTAGACCTATCATCGTATTTACAGCTTCGAGTGAACACAAGCATTGTTCATGTCCCCGTCGTAATTTTCGTTCCACGTTTAATTTAATTGTCTTCCACCTTAACGAACGTTAACTTCGTCAACGGTTCCTGagaattcttttccttcttcttttttttttttttcttgttttctttaTCTCGTGTTACCCGTGCTTTTCATAATCGCTCAGGATTCAATTGCGACAGGATAATGAGATTCACACGATTCCGCGGTAAATTACACGTGGACACACGGTTAATTAGTAAGAGGATTTCGATTCAACGGGAAAATTTATAGAACGCGCGATAATGCGCAAAGTTGCCCGGTATCGTAAATTTGTTTGCTTTTCTTTCAGGTTTCGTCCTCGGCAATTTTAGCTACAACGGAGATAACGGTGAGTGAATCACGAATCTTCGTGCAGTTACTAAATTACCCGAACGTATTTGCGGGAATCGATTTATCCTGAAATTGCAAAAACTAGTTTGTAATCTCAAACGCGgtcgattcgttatacgtatacagggtgtttccgaGCGAAACGTTCGAGCTTCACCAATACGCTCCACGGACGAAGAACTTTCACATGGGTTCGCAGAAACTTTATTAGAAAGTTATAACAAAAGAGTAAAATGTAATTTGTCAACGATGACAGGCTTATATCGATAAGAATGGCCGACGTTTCGAAATGGAACACGGGTAGTGATTAATAGAACTTATATTGATCATCTTCAACGACAAATAATGAACACAATTCGCGTAAACAAATTAGAGAAATATCGTCGACGCGCTCGTAATGTAACAATAACGACCCTGTTTTCGTTTAAACTTTCttatcgtttctttgatcgattaATTTGGAAGCACCCTGTATGTTAATTTTAATGCCTATTCCTTGAATGTTACTGGACTCGTTGTTATACTTTTTTCCCCTAGTAATTCACAAAACATTTTTTCAAGAAATATATAGCAAAATGGTTCTGTTTCAATAATGTATACACCAGTTGGCAATTATTCACGATACTGACGATCTTATCGATTTCAATTACCTAAAATTATGTTAAAGTACTAGTTTTAATGTTACGGGCATTagagaggagaaaagtacactaaattccgctttcaagtgacaatttttacatcCGATTCAAGTAACAGACTACATATGTTTATATAATGCAAACGACCTcaatttgagaaaaaaaaaattgcctaGCTACACCGTTTTGCATTTGAAAACGAGATTTACTTTAATagattattacaatttattttgaaGTTATTATTTCCAAATGATTTTTAGACACATACCTAAACCAGATCATTACTTTTCGCTCTACAAAACTTATACACCTCTTCTCTTTAACACACTGTAAGACGATTAAAATCGACGAAGAGATtactaatgtaaataattactgttattattaaaCAAGATTTATGATTGTTCTGGAGCGAACTGTAACGACCTAAATTTCCCTTAGGTCTCGGAAAAGTATCAAAGAAGTATACATACTATAACCCAGTTTCCAGTAATTATATCTTGAAAACTAACAGTGAGCAACCATTATTTTTcgctttgaaatatttaaaaattttttaacacaCTTTAAGGTTCATTGTAATTGGTAAGATCGttggtaaataattaaattaattattaaataaacgatTGTCTCGTTATATACCTTCTTGAGGTCTTCTGTGATAAGAAAAGACTTTTCAGAAGAATTCTGTTGAAAAACtatttatgaatttttctttGTAGGACCAGCGCATTGGGGTAACCAGTTTAAACAATGTTTGGGGAAATACCAGTCCCCCATTGACATATCAATGAAAGATGTCACAGTCGCCACCTATCCACCTCTAGAATTTTCTAATATCCAGAGTCCTCACAAGGCTAATATGACAAACAATGGGCACACAGGTACGAGTTGGCAAGGTTAAAATATTGACACGCACAAGCATGACAGCGATTGTCGCGTTTGTGAAAATGTAAGGTCAGGCGCAATTGCATTCGTGAAATGAACaaaatgataatttttcaaaacgtaCGATCTTTGCAACGAACAATCTATCCGTTGGATCAAGACTAATGACAAATTGTCTTTTTGGTAAAAGTTTGCAAATGGAGTTAAACGATAACCGTGATATATGAAACAAATATATCCGCGCCGGATATTGGATGAGTCAACAACGATTGCCATTTGTCATAACTTGTTATTTATTGATTTTAGAAAATACTGTTTTGTCaacttgaatttttaaaaatttaagtaTTTTTTTTGCCAATACTGTGTATAAATGAGAAAACATGTTCAATGGTCTGTAACGAAGTGACCGTAAATTAACTTCGATAAACTACAATGAACGATAAACACAGGAAGTTAACCACTTGCAGattgttaatttaaaaaaaaaaaagaaataatgcaaGAGTGCAGATCATTTTAAAGTCTATTTGTTACGGGTCATTCGATTTGTTTTTTTCATCGATTACAACGCAACTATTAAAAAATAAGGGTTGTCGTTAGAAAATTCACTATCACCTTAACAAGTCAAACACTTATGTTCGACGAACTTCATAGAATACAATACATATATGTGTTAAATACTAGTCAATTTATTCTAAATTCGTAGTAAGCAACAAGTTATTCGAAATAACAATTGCTGTTGATTCacctgtatatatattatatgtttatACTACGAGTGGACGTTAAAATAACCAAGTAATCGAGAGTTTTAGCATAATTATCGCGAATAAATTAAAAGGTAGTTACTCATACGATTCAAGAAAAACGTCAAACGTCAGTACCTTTCCGTTTCAAAATATTGTCATGATACATTTACATAATATACTTTCAAGTTTTCGTAGTGTACGTTACCTGCGTCATtgttaaattatacaaaagTGACTGCaattttcttgtttttctttttctttttttcgataaaagtagATTACCAACAAACGTACTTCAAGTAAAACGAACGTTCCACGGAAGGAAATGGAAATGGTTTTATGCATGAGGTTTTCATGCTTTTCGCACCGGAGGAATTTagaattttcaatcattccttacgtTTCCGGGAAACTAACGAATTTTAAGGTCCAATTAGCCCATATTGGTATTAATCACATCAATTGTTTTAAGCGTACTTCACACGTGACTCTTATCCTTGAACAGCTGCAAATTAGCGATGATTATTGCACGTCGTAGACGTTGTCTCGTCGTAATTAAGATAAACCTTCGAGGAATTCTGTGTATTGGGAAAAAATGGCGTTTGATGAACGAGGCTgtttgataaataaacaaaatttaacaaatgtAATTCGTCCCTTTAGTGATGATAAATAGTATGGATTCTGATATGCCCATGGTATCGGGAGGACCTCTCAATGATACGTACGTTTTTCAACAATTGCATTTCCACTGGGGTGAAAACGATAAAATCGGCTCCGAGGATCTTATTAACAATCATTCGTTTTCGATGGAGCTTCACGCCGTTTTCTGGAAGAAATCGTACAACTCGTCGGAGGAGGCTATGAAACATTCTGACGGTCTCACCGTCTTAGCATATCTATATCAGGTAACAATAAAATTGAACACTGTCACAGGTCGTTATGTAAATATTCAAATCACTTGATACCAGTGTAAACTTTCAACTAACGATAAAAATAGCTTACCCTTGTGTTCGTGTATTTGAAAGTATGTCATTTTAAAAATAGTAGCACAGTACTTGGTCACCAAGAgcgtaaataaacatttttaaatccaACGTTCCGGCCCCCTCAAGGGTACGACTGAAACTACGAGATCAAAATTCAATTACATATTGGTAAGAGAAATGGGAAAGTGGggaataacaaatattttttataccacAATATgcttagaaaaatataaataattgggGTAACGTATGAGAACGTGTAAAGTGACGTTTTTATGCATTGATACAAGACCAAACTTGGTCAAATGTATAACGTTCTTTGACAATAAAGTTCAAAAGAATATTATAGTTTTGTTGTGAAGTTATGTATTTGTGGTATTATGAAAtatgtatttgaaaatattcagaGGATACAGACGCAAAAGAATAATGTGAGAAGAGGAATTTCCTTCTTCACGTTACGTCTTCTGTGCTTTTTTTATACATACTGCTCTGTATATATGAATGTACGTAGCTTACACGGTAAATCAGCAATGTTAATCACATTTGGCATGATATGTAAAACGCTTGTATAACATCTTTACAATGCTCTAATGTTTCTGAATACTTTGAATCTATTTTAAACTATTTTAGAAAACTTGAATAAATTTCAGGTAGAGCACGATTGTAACtgtacaaaaataaatgaatgaaGAATAGGAAGATCTGTGTGTATTAGTGATCTTGTTTCGTAAAAATAGAAAGATTTATACAGGTTCCGTTTCGTACGATTATATTTCAGCAAATGTGTTTGATCGTGCTTGATGTTTGCTTAGAAATGAAAAACATAGCTTGGCTTTAGGTTCGCTGAAGTTTTGATGCTTATGAAGATCTTTCTTAGAAAAACATACATGTTACAGGCCAAGGATGAGCCGAATCCAATTTTTGATTCGATCGTGCCCCAAATACCAGAAATAGCAACAGTTGGCAGTTCAATATCAGTAAATGATCCTACTGTCTTGAACAAATTGATTGCACCTGATAGCATATCGATAGACAATTATTTCACGTACAGAGGATCGTTGACCACACCTCCTTGTCTCGAGATTGTTCAGTGGATCGACTTCACAGACCCGCAATCCTTATCCCATGAACAGGTATCTCGAAAGTTGTTAGATTTAATATACCTATAGAGTGTTCCTAAAATGTTGGcttaaattttaacatttatcgACTGTAAACATAAAAAAAGATACGAACATAATTTACAAACGCTATACTTTGGAGTTACGGTAATTCAAACTTGGACGTTAGAATACACGTCGTGGTAGGCTCGTAATTTCGTTTGAAGAATTGTtgaatatattcgaatatttctgcAATAAAGGATTATAGTTTtcaattgaaatatttgtaagAAGCATCATGTTATGTTTAACCAAGCAATTTAGAAACATTCTGTACCAAAATCTTTTGTGTTAAAGATACTTAACGAATTACCTAAGAACTTGTTTTAACTTTATAAAACTTTTTTCTTAGCAATTCAATTAATAAGAAGAATATTATCTGTATTTGccttatttatttttcagttgGCAGCTTTCCGCGGTATTCAATCCCCAGATGGTTCAAATTTAACACATAATTTCCGCCCAGTGCAACCATTAGATGGTAGAATGATTTATCGTAACAGTATTGGTAGTACCATAGGGACATCCAAATCAACAAGTGCTTCGGTAACTCCTGGAACAACCATTAGTACAACCATTGCTACAACCGTTGCTACTACAGTCTCTGTAGAAAAAGTTAAAAATGTGTCTACAGTAACGGTTCCTACAACTACTTCAACCACAATGTCGCCGACtttaatgaataataaaaacGGAAGTCAACATTCTGGACAAGAAAGAACGTGGATCATATCATGTTTGTATAGTTTCTgtgttattttacaaattttatcacCTTTATAGTACTACTATACTTTGTGCATCAAATTATAATATGTTACATACATAATGCTTCAaccaattgtaatttatttcatcATTAGAATGTTAAGCTAGTGccaattgaattttttactcTAAAAAATTCAAACATATTGACTtgtatttggaattttttttcttactctCATGTAATTTATATTCTCTTCAACTTTTGTTACAGATATCACAATCATTTTTCAAATGATTGTCCTTCTGCCGTACCAATAATTCCGACTACACTAGAAGCTCTAGTCAATTAATTTTAACTATACATATAGACAATTTAAAGTAAGAAGTAAACAAGATTTAAGTGATTATTTACATAATACCTATCGTTAAAAAAGAGGTATTATTTGTATTTCCAAAGGCattcgtatttaaataaaatgtctaTAGTGACATTTTATAGAATAAATATCACCTCAAGGTTATGCAATACTAGGATACATATAATAGTTAAAATCGAAACAAAACATTTTCATCATTATTGACTGTAATTTATGTACTACTAATAATTAAGTATACAAGTATTTTAGatattgtatatacatacactTCAGTAAAGAGTTGATTCTTACACTGAATGAGAATAAGGACCAGTGACGCAAGATTGTCAATTTacagtcttcgtttcttcacgaTACGACATTTGAAGCAATAGAGTTATAAGTTCTAAAAAAATCAGGCCAGATGTTCTTTCGTAAATCAtgaaagtaaaattattctataaAATAGAACCTTTGATATTGGCATATGTCCATTTAACAGTTCCTATGGCTGCCATAATGATTTATTATATGCAATCACATAGCTTATAAGTTTTCTTCacaaatgtatatgtatatgtatatgaaatACATTAAACTGAAACAAATCATGATTtccattataataaatataactattataaataatattttattattattttacatgtacaaaattatttaaatcttatAGTACAAAAATTAATAGAGTACTATCAGGTAGGTGATTCCTCTTGTTCTCTAGTTGCCATATTCACTACAGCAGCCAAGTCATGCTGTCCTTGCTTGAGGCGATCTCTTATAAGTTCTGCTATTGCTTTCTGTGTTCTCCTttccaatttttctaattttttaccAACATCTCGTTTTAAATCCCAATCTGGTTTTCTAGGAGCTAGATTACTAATATCCTAAAAAATTAGAATAATGTAGACATCAAGTGATCAATTGATATTTCAATGATACAAACAACAACTTACAAGTTCTTCAATAACAACTTTGGTAGTTGCTGCACTTAACTGATCGTGTACTTCCGCTTCTACATTTCCCGGTTTCGCATCGTCTAATACTTTGCCTTTAAGACTTTCGTCTTGTGGTTTGTAACTTCGAAACTTTGGCCTGTTAAAATTACACAGATAAACGTCACCAAGTCATCTTCTTTGAGGTTAAGTTGagaaatgtttataaaaaatacaaaaactcaCTTTGGCAATTTAGCACTAATTTCATTCTTGTTTTCCTTGTTATCttcagtttttctttttagagcTTGTAaacgttcttttcttttcaaagcTTCTCCTTCTAACGAACCTATGTTATTATCTGCCATGTTTGTTTCAGcttcacgttgtacgttatcgtaGAGTGCTGCAGATGGC encodes:
- the LOC143150498 gene encoding carbonic anhydrase 1, whose translation is MTLLIFTVGPLLLSSFVLGNFSYNGDNGPAHWGNQFKQCLGKYQSPIDISMKDVTVATYPPLEFSNIQSPHKANMTNNGHTVMINSMDSDMPMVSGGPLNDTYVFQQLHFHWGENDKIGSEDLINNHSFSMELHAVFWKKSYNSSEEAMKHSDGLTVLAYLYQAKDEPNPIFDSIVPQIPEIATVGSSISVNDPTVLNKLIAPDSISIDNYFTYRGSLTTPPCLEIVQWIDFTDPQSLSHEQLAAFRGIQSPDGSNLTHNFRPVQPLDGRMIYRNSIGSTIGTSKSTSASVTPGTTISTTIATTVATTVSVEKVKNVSTVTVPTTTSTTMSPTLMNNKNGSQHSGQERTWIISYITIIFQMIVLLPYQ
- the LOC143150500 gene encoding coiled-coil domain-containing protein 12 isoform X1 — encoded protein: MLFYSELETIALYDNVQREAETNMADNNIGSLEGEALKRKERLQALKRKTEDNKENKNEISAKLPKPKFRSYKPQDESLKGKVLDDAKPGNVEAEVHDQLSAATTKVVIEELDISNLAPRKPDWDLKRDVGKKLEKLERRTQKAIAELIRDRLKQGQHDLAAVVNMATREQEESPT
- the LOC143150500 gene encoding coiled-coil domain-containing protein 12 isoform X2, giving the protein MLFYTLYDNVQREAETNMADNNIGSLEGEALKRKERLQALKRKTEDNKENKNEISAKLPKPKFRSYKPQDESLKGKVLDDAKPGNVEAEVHDQLSAATTKVVIEELDISNLAPRKPDWDLKRDVGKKLEKLERRTQKAIAELIRDRLKQGQHDLAAVVNMATREQEESPT
- the LOC143150500 gene encoding coiled-coil domain-containing protein 12 isoform X3, with protein sequence MADNNIGSLEGEALKRKERLQALKRKTEDNKENKNEISAKLPKPKFRSYKPQDESLKGKVLDDAKPGNVEAEVHDQLSAATTKVVIEELDISNLAPRKPDWDLKRDVGKKLEKLERRTQKAIAELIRDRLKQGQHDLAAVVNMATREQEESPT